ttataagtttttctttagttccgtgctaatattttatcatattagtcaataatttagaatattttgtgtaaaaacataaactgttagtttacgctagggcttgacaaaatgttcatatgacagtatcgataacttgtcggtatattaatagctatgtaattatttcttcacaagacatcattaagatattagtttttataaccgacttcaaataataacgattgttatacctttttgaaggtgttcatgtttagcgtgtcatgataacttcactttgcaacacagtaagagttacattaagataagtctgtaacgattttgatagcaaacgcagtgcaattgttatttatacgtcataatgtcgtagaattttaatgtttaaaataacacatttgaaaaagtaggtagtcgataaagcaatcaaacatcgacagattagtaatatgttgtaacatgacatcactatttttgatctcacatagacaatttacgcacacacttgcatttcattattggtcacacttttgaagattgagagttgttctttgtcatataattctttgctttaaccaaataaaagaaaaagtccAGGTCGTGTCATATCAGAAGGTcaaggagttggcagaggatcggacgagttggagattgctccaccgacaagagcacagctcttaaatataaagaagaagaagttagATAAAAATTGTAAGTAgtgtcaataaaaaaaatggtttggGTTGTTGCACATTTTGACAATTATTGCATATTGGTTCAATAAGCCAATACTTACAGTAAAAAATTAGCATGAGGACTTGATCATAATAGTTAAAAATAACGCCATTAGAATTTAGAAAGGAATCTTaaaaatatagctggtcaagcaaatcttatcagtagaaaaatccggcaaataaaaaaatgtgatgtcagaccgtgaaaagtctgcagcgcttttgatagcccacacgcagtgcaagtgtcattttaaacgtcgaacttctatgaaattatgacgtataaataacacttacactgcgtgggctatcaaatccgctgcagacttttcttggtacaACCTATAGATGCGAAGGGtaatcgtctcatagaaaatttgaaattcgcgtctttttctactgacaagatttgcttgatcaagtatacctacatggattggcttaaagggctcgtatccaggccataattgttaaaaaaaatacctacatggATCGTTTGTGCTGATTATTATCACACCAAAGTAGAATTTACAACAGCTCTTAACAAAGTGGTCCAAGTGAGATGAATTCTTTTTGCTGTTTATCTGAAGGATTTTAGTTTAGTAAATTTTGTTTCTCAAAAGGATCTAAATGAATTGGATCATTTTCGTTAATAATATTAAGGATAAAAAGTGTGAATTACATTTTCTTAAAAATGATCCAAGCAGGTTGGGTTTCTTTCGATAAAATAAATGTGAAGCAGTTCCGTAATTGATCGAATATAACTAAAGGTTCCAAGAGAAATGGATACTTATAAgcgaatatatattttaacccgTCCTACATGTGGGATGGTATCCCATGTTGATTAAAATATGAAAACGCAGTGTAAACTGGGCCTCTTTTTGCTGAATGAAAATAGACACCATAGAGACCTCTCTGGTATACTTAACTCATGTTTTGGTAAttttgtggattggatcttttaccTGAAACTACGTCCTTATGTAtcattgaattcagcataaaatggcttatttgattgtataccaatgaatttcattatatttatgtgaattatgctggacttgatcaaatctcataataccaattttttttctttcatgtataaaaatacgtataattaggaaataaaacaattgattgtagaaaaagcagcctttatgacaaaacattacatttaacacgattcacacagtttatttcactttttatcactgcgtattccatttggatacctttgtaaggacaatgtttttagcaaataaatttctggtttctaaatgttcgcggctcgagagtcgggttccgtaactcaaaaagaaaaaacggaacccttataggatcactcgtgcgtctgtctatccgtttgtcacagccaatttgctccaaaactactggaccaattaagttgaaatttggtatacatatggaagtctgctacccaaagacggacatgtaatataaacaaatgaattttaagtataggcggctattttaaggggaatatgagtaaattagaaaaccaagttttgcaaaccatatcgtgttacataataaaagggcttattttgaggatctatatattttttttataattttatatgaaacagtttaaaagttatttaagaaaataggcaaaaaatgaccgtcccccccctccctcttatcttcgataaaattgggtctaaaattttgaaaaaaaatacacaaccttctacctctagatgacaggaaaacctattagaaatctagagtccagcgtgagtcggacttaagaaaaaaaacgcggttgggctgttttagggacacagccgcaattgtttacgtgaaactgaaacgtggtgcggacagctagtgcgaaggtcgatggccaagctctgcgttgggccgaaggcctgaagcatccgagagagaggtgcacctccacgcaaggtcgaagcatgagctttaggaggttagtgctcaaacagaacaaataattggtttaagtacgagtaactaagtgagaaggctgaactgccgtatatcgcgaccatcgaatttcgcaaattgcggggatttttcttttacaccaatgaaaccgtaggtaattatAGTGACAaagagaaatgccagcaatttgcgaacttcgattgccgcggttatagccctgttatcttgaattaacagagatacgcctaacaatgaaaaaaaaatgtaggcactatgcttaacataatacttgaacaaaaaaaaaaatgggtaactaactatcctaagatagccagccgtgtgtggacgaattgaataaatagttgaatgtacttaagaacttcgctttgctcgctcgttcaaaaatgtgtgcagtactgaacccttgggacgcgagttcgactcacacttgaccggtttttattttgatttgatatgtcatattatattaaattacagcccactgtgtcttgttacttttgacccacaacgtgttactttctgcacgccaacggggtcattagtaacaaaagacgatttttttgaaacaaaatacacaattataatgttagtcaagacgttaatgtacagaacatgcactgacgttatatacgagtatgactacattaaactcatcaaaataataatggttaaccagaaactaaggtcaaagtacatagtgttacgtttctccccgctctaccctacgcatccaaaattactgtccacctatgttcatcactatattttttgcaaataaatatatctttttttaatcaataaataaagtcctggcagggtggaaatttcattttggcggattctttctctctgcatctgactgtacctacagctattacggcatttttttggtaaacttacggttatatgttcagactctgaatctctatagttaatatttaagatatatggacatatcggtatcggcatatttaagatatatggtccttgaactacgtccaaagagaggtatgggaatgggaactgagaatgacatctcgctttgtgtggtagggcacagcacagcggatgtcattccagatctagagcagagctcaaccttacagaaatctgcagccaaataacactagcactagaccctactcatagtgtccttcctgccggtgagtatggttgccagttatcaacgaggggtgcggagtgttagactcggcaacgcgcatggagttgcaggcatccaaaggctacgaagattgcttatcatcagacgggccgtatgcttgtttgtcatcgacgaggtataaaattaaatatgcacagaatatcattgaacgaaaaactttgttttattttatagtaaattagtataacactcgatacataggcaattaggcaatcacaaaccaggcactgcagtggttttgggctgtaagcctcgtaggccagtatgtataatgtatatctcggcctcacaagccgcaaaaactcgctgaggctagaccatagccgtttatttattcttgatttcatgaaggtttgcagaacagcacgtaaccgcattatacatctatcttagacggacctcacaacaacaaaataggtgtaccactgcacgattttcaagtagtacacgaaatatttacataatgttccgtattaataggtaatatttgaagatcaaaagttctctaacataaatacaagatcacaacattgtcatcacagttcattgacgttgacgtacaaaagtacgtcaaataggtatgcaatattaataccagcataatgaaaattaattccaatcaataagtatgagtcttcaaacttttttcattctaagccgggtttcaaggagcaaattacttaaatgatattggaatcgtattgttttaagatagtttactgcgtttttcaaccattatgccccaacaaatcaaatctaagatgagactcgagctccatgtgatgataattatttaccctgtttttttaaatactaattgtctactggtatactttttcgtatatgtataatatgacttaatgtcgaaataaatgcgaaaaccaactgtcattttaatgaaattcgcgatacgtgtgctttgatccgagcccagcgggcatctgatcaaagaagttgcgtgcacggaaccgctgatatcatattttcgaacttatttagtgaatgtgaaattaaaaaaaaaagtaatcctggtagtcgttcaagcatacaattgcgcgtacatagaagcagttttcatatttctatcttttgtgcacaaattgttacgaatctttaaagtccgttttagacctatgttcgtgatcgttttctatcgagcaaaagtcaaaaacttaggattctaatcactccactcactagaaaaagccctcaagtttgctaattgaatgtatggcagccgtattgtgatccaaaaaagagctacggcttttaaaaaactccgttttctgaactcactgcaccttaagtACCGCTAGATTGCCAATAATAGTGTCCGGTATTACTAGATGGGTCACTCACTAAATCTCAGGTGGACGTAGTGAATATGACTTGACTACAGTCTACAGGAGCACAACCAATAGTGAGAACATAACCCAAACACACCAATAGTACTAAAAACTTGATatactgccggattcgaactttaagatacgtcaattaatagatctgcaaacgatatggattagatatgtgagtgtcaaaagtgacgtatttgtttgaagaaacgtcacatttgacactgacatttctaatccatatcgtgtccagatctattaattcacgtatcttaaagttagaatcgggccgatagTTCCATGCAAAAGGCTATGTCAAAGCGTATTTATTAtgctgtaaatttactgtgacaaAAACAAATAGGGTTTTagatttaaagtttaaattacaGTTTTGCTATCACGTTTGTTCACAACTTTTTGTATAATCCTATCAGTGTTAGaacatacttatttaatttaaatttatcacGAGTCTAGGCCCGCCAATCGCCATATCAAGTTTAATAATACGGCCGACTATGACGCTAATAATTTTGATTAGTTATTTATAGACTCTAATGAATGTattgtttaaattaaaatgtactCTAACCATAGCTGAAAACTTAAGCTTTGCTCACTCCAAACAGGGCGACCcttaaaaatagttatttgtacaacaagagatcaaagtttgatatttcttcgagtgcttattttgagtcccgagcaagcgaaagattctataatagattcaagagcgtagcgagtgaatctaatttagaatcttgagcgtagtaagggatacaaaagcgcacgagatgtaaataactttgatctcgtgtagtacacaaaatttttcaccctaagcagtgagaacatacctagagggacagagataatagaacccaagtatatcgaacttgtattagaccccgcatgttgaaatgacatttgactataaaggtcacttgaatggcATTTTGtatcactcagtgagcaaaatgcgattttgctcactcattttgtctcactcagtgagcaaaatgcgattttgctcaccgagtgagacaaaatgactcggtgagcaaaatcgcattttgctcactgtttttaagaagcaaagtacccttgttcgagctgctgaggtgaaaaatatgTTAATACAAGTTGTATGATAAAAGTATCTACTAAGAAGTTTTAAtctaagtaagtatattaacTCGCTAAAACTAATATTTTGACGTTTTTGCGGAACTCGCTTCAAACTTATTATAAATGGATTTTTATTCATATAGCAGGTATGGATTGAGCagcttttttattttcttaatatACTTTAATCtacatcatttttatttttgggcTAAACAGTTAGGTACAATATGTAGTATACGATGCTGAGGGCATTACGCATTCTTCTATTTGAACTGCAACTTTTCTTTGTATGATTTTTAACCTTATGACGTAAACAAACTAACCTCAAACGAAACAAGACCTGTAAAACTACGTCTGATTTACAAAGCTTAGAAACGTAACAAGATATATGGCCGCTAACTACGTatcatataaattattaaaagaaTCTGGTTAGTCTCATCCGACGAGCATGTGGGTAATAAACGGAGATTATTGTGTACACTCGCCGCCGGCGCAAGGTAAAGGAAACCGCGGCTTGTACAACACTTTTGACTGACCTTAAGTAAACCCTGTGGCTTTTGTAGGCTTTACAATAAGATTTACAAATTGTCAGTTTAACAGAGTGGACGATGGTACTAAGGTTTATATTAAGATCGGGAAAGATACTGAACCAGCGTCGCCGACAGCAAGGTAGggatagggtttgcacgacggatccgaaatgtatgggaatatccgcggatccggatacagatccggataatttcatacatttcggattcggattgcaaaccctaggtaGGGACAACATTGCTGGTAGTATTGAGAACTGGGGCAAAGGCTGGACTGGTCACGTACGGGACGAAAAAAATGCCACCAAAAAGGGTTTGTTTAGATCTCAGAACCATTGCTTGATGGCAGAGCACAATGGTCGTTACAATAATCCTCATCATATAATTCTAGGTGctacatttttgaaataatGGATTTGTTAAGATTCAttctctagaaaaaaaaatccttatcataaatcataaatcataaaaatTTTATTTGCAAGAACACGGTTACAATAAAGggtcttaaaaatataaaagttccaCGTATGCAACCTGCAAGCAGGTGTTACAGGTTACAGGTGTTGCAGGTATGCAGGTGTGCAAGGGTCTTAGACGACTTGTCCTGTATAAATTAGTATGTATAATACACCGATGACAATGACGATAAACTATATGATATTGGTAGTTTAAGCTTCTACTCCTGCAAAAAAGGAACAACTATAGATAACAGAGTCTTATCGATGAGGTGTTCGTACGTAAGAACGTATGCCTAGTATAAATAAGCACCAACTTCGACCACTGTATTCTGTATTAATATACAAATGTATTCTTACGAGTACTTGTGCCCTTCCATAACGCTGACAAGTGATGTTTCTTCTTTGAGTGCAGGTTAGTTATCAAACTTCAGCTACCAAGAAGGTAATATATACTTGAAAGTTATTTTGGACCAATTCCCTCCCCTCTAACCCCTTTTTGATCTCGATCAAACGTTGACTATGGAGTGCAGTCAATGCAGGCGTTTTTCCAAGGTGTCGATATATCAAATATGACAATTTTTGATACTATGAAATTAGGTGTCcgatattttgtattttaaaaatctgAGACCAATCGTTTTAATGGTAGGTCGCCTCATGGTCGTTTGATAAACACAATATATTTGCAGTTATTTGTCATAGAGGTATAAACCGAAATCCGTTACAAGCTAGGATTTAACATGTTGCTGCTATTAACCAGTTGCATTTCATTCCAACTTACATCCCAATGCTATTCGAAATGAATCTTctactaggtacatatatacctacattacataTTGTAAAGAATAAGTAACCAAACCCTCCAGAGGCAGAGATCACCCCGAAAATTATCTAATTAagtttatacttatttagttttatagttTCAAAGTGATTAAAACTATATGAAACAGTTTTATTACAAACCATTACAAACTGGGATGAAATCCAAATTTAATTTCACTGCATCCCAACTGAAACTTAACCCGCATGGCCACAGATAATGAACAGTAAAACAACAGTTTGGCTTCAAAGTAATCACAAATTCGTTGAAAATGGTTTTGAGTTACATAATTCGATTTTACCTTGTTTGCGAGGAATGTATTGTTGCGCTTTTGCTCTCTTTGTTTGCAAACACATGCTGAGTGGTATCCTCTTTGAAActgttatatatgtatattggtgGAGGGTAGGGTTAATTCTCCCCGCGCGCCCTCTGGCGCCGGCACTTTTGTAACGTTTGTCAGTCCGGTAATAAACCTATGTACTGAACGCACGGTTTTCTATTTAGCACCCCCGAGAACCCTTCGTACCATTCCCCTGGGCTTATATATACCAATTGGCGACGAGATTCTTCGAGCTTCACGCGAGCAGTGTTGGCAGTGGCACGAGAACGCGTTGTTTTGCGCAGTATAGTGAAGATAAGAAAATAGTGGCGGGTAACGGCAAGATGGCGGTGGGCAAGTTGGAGCCGTTCGATATTCACAAAGGCAGCTGGGAAGCGTACAAGGACCGAGTGGAACAATATTTTGTGGTGAATGAGATCAAAGAAGAGAGGAAAGTTCCACTGCTGATCACGTTGATGGGTGCAGAGGCGTACGAGCTGTTAGTGACTTTGTGTACGCCGGCAAAACCGTCTACTTTAAAGTACGACCAAATTCAAAAACTGTTATCCGATCATTTACAGCCTACGCCCAGTGTTTTGGCCGAAAGGTACAAGTTTCGTCAGCGTAAACAAGCAAAAAGTGAAACGGTAGCAGATTACTTAGCGGATTTGAAGAAATTAAGTAGGTTTTGTGACTTTGGTACTTGGTTGGACGACAGTGTAAGAGACCAGTTTGTGTGCGGCTTACATAGTGAGAGCATTCGTTTACGGTTATTTACTGAAAAGGACCTTAAATTAAAAACGGCTATAGACTTAGCGATTGCAATGGAGGCGGCGGAGTTGAACGCAGCGGAGGTAGCTCGTCGAAATAATCCGGGAGGCGAGCGAGAAGCGGCCGGTTGCCATGCAATTAGCGAAGCAACGAGTGCGAGCGGTGTGTTACGGGCTAGAGCGAGAGGCTACACACGAGCGGCAGCAAGTCGCACCGAAGGCACGCGAGGCGGCGCGACGACAAGCGGGAGCGGGCGAGCATGGCCGAACGGACAGCGTAGATATAATGGCGGCGCTAGCGCTGACATGACACTGACAGCTGATTATGGTCGAACAAAAGTAGGTCACGGTCAACTTTGTTCGGTTTGTGGACGGGATCATTGCAGTGAAACAtgcaaatttaaattatattcatgTCGTGTGTGCAACCAGGAGGGACACTTAAAGAAGATGTGCCCGCGATTGTCCCGTTCCGTGGGACACCATTATGTTATTACGGAAACGGGAAACCAATCGACCCCGGATGATGATTTAGAGGTAACAAATCTTTCTTTTGTTAAACAAAACAAGGCTGATTCCAAATATCCGCCGTACAAAATGATGATAAATGTGAACAATAGGGATATATTTATGGAAATTGATACTGGCAGCCGAATTTCATGTATTAGTACGCAATTTTATGAAACTCATTTTAGTGATTGTGTGTTAGATACCAGCAATTTGAGGTTAAGTTATTTGACAGGAGAAAGGGTGCCTACGTTAGGAATGATAAAATCTGTAGTGCGTTTGGGCAACTTGAGTAAAGTTTTGAACTTGTATGTAGTAAATAATGGCAAGGAAAACTTGTTAGGAAGAGAATGGTTAGAGGAATTTGGGATTATTAAGAGGGTTAAGCAACAGTTAGAATTAATGCATTATGTAAAACCGAATGAAGTTTTTGATTTGACGGAATTTAGTTCCAGATTTAAAGACGTATTCTCGGAGGGGCTGGGCCGGTACAATGGCGGGCTGGTCACGCTGCGGGTGAGAGACGGCGCCAGGCCGGTATTCATGCGCGCGCGGCCGCTGGCGTACGCCCTTCGTGGACCAGTGGAGCGGGAGCTCGAGCGACTGCAGCGCGAAGGTGTCATCACACCAGTGGAAACAGCAGACTGGGCAACTCCAATTGTGCCCGTGGTCAAGTCAGATGGATCCCTCCGGATTTGCGGAGACTACAAGATAAGTTTGAACAAGTATTTAGAAGTGGACCGTTTTCCCTTGCCAAGAGTAGAAGATTTGTTTGCCAAATTACATGGTGGTAAGAAGTTTAGTAAGATTGACCTGTCACAGGCATATGCACAGCTAGTTCTGGATGATACCTCCAAGTATACAGTCATAAACACACACAagggcctatttaaatataatCGTCTTATATATGGTCTATCCTCGAGCCCCGGAATATTTCAGAGGATTCTGGAACAAATGTTTGTGGACATACCTCGAGTTGGTGTGTTTTTAGATGATGTGGTTATTACAGGGTTAGATGATCAAGAACATTTAAAGAATTTAACTGCAGTTTTTGAGCGACTACAAAAGTatggtttaaaaattaaaaatgaaaaatgctCTTTCATGTCGGAATCTATAACATACTTGGGTTATGTAGTAAATAGTGAAGGTATTCATACTTGCCCTAAGAAGATAGAAGGAATAGTGAATGCAACTACACCTAGCAACGTAACGGAGCTGAGATCCTTTATAGGCATGACAATGTACTATgctaaatttgtaaaaaatattagtaCAATAATGGCCCCATTATATGCACTATTAAAGAAGGAAATGAAGTTTAATTGGACAGCGGAGTGTGATATGGCCTTTAATGAAATTAAACATTTATTGTCTTCCAGCAAGGTGTTGGTGCACTATTCACCGGATCTGCCGCTGATTCTGACTACTGATGCCAGCAGCTATGGAGTGGGCGGCGTTATATCACACATTATGCCAGATGGTACAGAGAGAGCTATAGCATATGCTTCCCGAGTTTTGAATAAAGCAGAACGAGCATACTCACAGATTGACAAAGAAGCACTGGGAATCATATACTCAGTAAAAAAATTCCATCAATTCCTGTATGGTCGTCGGTTTGTTTTAAGAACCGATCACAAACCATTAGTGACAATCTTTGGGGACAAAGCCGGTATTCCAGTAATGGCTGCCAGCCGCTTGCAAAGATGGGCAGTGATCCTGGGTGGCTATCAATACGACATTGAATACATTCCAACAGCTAAGAATGCAGCGGATGCATTATCAAGATTACCATCGACTAGTCAGGATGTCAAGGACTATACAGAAGTAACATATATAAATTTTGTGCAAGATTTCCTACCTATAACCAGCATGGAGGTGAGGAAAGAGACAGAAAAAGATGAAACATTAAGGAAAGTAAACCAATTTTTAAGCAGGGGCTGGCCAGATCATTGTTCAGAGGAAGAaatgaaaccatattttgcacgAAGACAAGAACTATACACTGATACTGGCTGCATTATGTGGGGGTATCGGATGGTCATACCAGCAACACTGCGACCTACTATTATGAAGGAATTACATAGCAGTCACCAGGGTATGGTGAAAATGAAAGGCATAGCCCGCAGTTTCGTTTGGTGGCCAGGTATTGATAAAGATATTGAACAAATTTGCAAGCTTTGTGCAATCTGTGCGGCAGACGCAGCGGCAACTGCGAAGTCAGCACCACAGCCCTGGCCATACCATGAGCAAGCATGGAGTAGACTACACATCGATTTTTTAGGCCCCTTTGAAGGAAGAATGTTCTTTGTCATTGTGGATTCCACATCAAAATGGATTGAAGCTTTTGTAATGCAGAGGACTACAGGAACTGCGGTGATTAAGGTATTAATGGAGATATTTGCTCGCTTCGGGTTGCCAAAAGAAGTGGTTTCAGACAATGGACCGCCCTTCACGAGTCAGGAAGTGGATCAGTTCATGACACGGAGTGGAATTAAACACACTTATAGTGCACCATACCATCCCGCTTCAAACGGAGCCGCAGAGGGGGCTGTCAAGCTATGTAAACGGGCTCTGCGGAAAGCCACCAAAGAAAAGGTAGACTTGGATGTGGCATTGCAgtcctttttatttaactaccggAATTGTCCACACAGTACCACAGGTGAGTCTCCAGCCATGATGTTACAGAAACGAGCTCTGCGCTGTAGGCTAGACTTACTTCAACCAGGCGCCACAGTCGATCAACGAGTCCGGCAAGCTCAAGGCAAGCAGGTGGAAAGGTTCGCTAGCAAACCATCATATCAAATGAAGCAGGGAGATCCAGTTTGGTTGCAGGAATACAGCGGCCCCGATAAATGGGTGCCAGGAACAATATCGGAGGTAAAAGGAAACCGCAACTATGTCGTGACAAGGGAAAACGGTACCACCAGTCA
The sequence above is a segment of the Cydia fagiglandana chromosome 9, ilCydFagi1.1, whole genome shotgun sequence genome. Coding sequences within it:
- the LOC134667469 gene encoding uncharacterized protein K02A2.6-like; amino-acid sequence: MRARPLAYALRGPVERELERLQREGVITPVETADWATPIVPVVKSDGSLRICGDYKISLNKYLEVDRFPLPRVEDLFAKLHGGKKFSKIDLSQAYAQLVLDDTSKYTVINTHKGLFKYNRLIYGLSSSPGIFQRILEQMFVDIPRVGVFLDDVVITGLDDQEHLKNLTAVFERLQKYGLKIKNEKCSFMSESITYLGYVVNSEGIHTCPKKIEGIVNATTPSNVTELRSFIGMTMYYAKFVKNISTIMAPLYALLKKEMKFNWTAECDMAFNEIKHLLSSSKVLVHYSPDLPLILTTDASSYGVGGVISHIMPDGTERAIAYASRVLNKAERAYSQIDKEALGIIYSVKKFHQFLYGRRFVLRTDHKPLVTIFGDKAGIPVMAASRLQRWAVILGGYQYDIEYIPTAKNAADALSRLPSTSQDVKDYTEVTYINFVQDFLPITSMEVRKETEKDETLRKVNQFLSRGWPDHCSEEEMKPYFARRQELYTDTGCIMWGYRMVIPATLRPTIMKELHSSHQGMVKMKGIARSFVWWPGIDKDIEQICKLCAICAADAAATAKSAPQPWPYHEQAWSRLHIDFLGPFEGRMFFVIVDSTSKWIEAFVMQRTTGTAVIKVLMEIFARFGLPKEVVSDNGPPFTSQEVDQFMTRSGIKHTYSAPYHPASNGAAEGAVKLCKRALRKATKEKVDLDVALQSFLFNYRNCPHSTTGESPAMMLQKRALRCRLDLLQPGATVDQRVRQAQGKQVERFASKPSYQMKQGDPVWLQEYSGPDKWVPGTISEVKGNRNYVVTRENGTTSHRHTDQLKKRFKYCVPHGTQFKNKEDIGIEVPQSVELPTQTAQDAPAAPAQPGTSTDPPAQVKSHESKRVRRPPVRFGFEID